A single Microthrixaceae bacterium DNA region contains:
- a CDS encoding helix-turn-helix domain-containing protein, protein MTTETPIDDEVLTIEEAAALLRISRNAAYTLSRKWRATGGRVGLPCIEIGRSVRVPRSAMRQLLQSATTHDPDDQVA, encoded by the coding sequence ATGACCACCGAGACCCCCATCGACGACGAGGTCCTCACAATCGAAGAGGCCGCAGCGCTCCTGCGCATCAGCCGCAACGCCGCCTACACGCTCTCCCGCAAGTGGCGCGCCACCGGCGGACGCGTCGGGCTCCCCTGCATCGAGATCGGGCGCAGCGTCCGCGTCCCCCGCTCCGCCATGCGCCAACTCCTCCAGTCGGCCACCACCCACGACCCCGACGACCAGGTCGCCTGA